One stretch of Thioclava sp. GXIMD4216 DNA includes these proteins:
- a CDS encoding SNF2-related protein, producing MLFQFSEYQSKFFAHHLTSEGIQEEDALTQSLSAAKVDLNPHQVDAATFALRSPLSKGVLLADEVGLGKTIEAALVISQRWWERERNILLIVPASLRKQWATELREKFSLPSFILDAKRVKDLEKEGTPNPVGRGEGIIIVSYEYAARIADILRRTPWSLVVFDEAHKLRNVYKAAENSRASVLRKALAGRQKLLLTATPLQNNLMELYGLISIIDETYFGSEQAFRSEFGGREGLTSQALLAKRLEPICKRTLRRQVQRAGLINYTNRLPKTFDFTPGRLETDLYEKVSEYLQDPSTIALGQNGRHLVTLMLRKILGSSSFAVMQTLDKMIRRLEAKRVVGADTLDDLDGFSDEAEDWREADSGSEADAIEDDTEDAERVDPAQLEAEIKRLTQYRDLAASISDNAKGKALLDCLPNVLDEIVSKGGQRKAVIFTESVRTQTYLRDLLEQSGFEGQTVVLNGSNSDADSKALYKAWLDKHGGTNVVSGSKTADMKAAIVDAFRNDRTILIATESGAEGINLQFCSLLINYDLPWNPQRVEQRIGRCHRYGQKIDVTVINFLNRKNHAEARIHQLLEQKFKLFEGVFGSSDEVLGVIESGVDIERRILDIVQSCRTTDQIDAAFDRLQEEFSVEIDEAKKNARDQLLAEMDDKVIERLLGRKDAVHSAIGDFKRALLGVARAELPKARFHDDHAQRFDYGGETWSSEWPEADERGWRFFRLGDEGLADQLVQKAKSRDLAPAMLHLDYSAYQGNMGDVALLRGQSGWMRVARVRLKTPAKVYDELVFAAFSDSGTAIDPETASRMLYVPATTEGLGADTLPEGDLKVARTVLSVVIPQLSKEVSSIRVLNDPRVIERIAEAAIVAQKPEEGFLPSITKEKAVAVAQELCKNFVERTLAIPALTITPQQQVSFGFKRFDLDMKSWNFQPLSNELMIQALRTEKTSRISSEDKGDTANRLEDYIVARLIDYPEIDYDAHAAILYDLAGQAVIQTRNRFADDDEQTRSVVRGHAKAMAESIFSQMKQNMWREHTNYRVSLTSAFGELRPQTFDTAGTRFIRDFKTPPDQKQEIRKYIFTGFVKGCYQYAKFDSDPERKLAIILEKDSSVRLWMKPGPNQFKIFDNHGAPYQPDFVVETDTGKLIIEVKRQSEMTAAEVLRKADAASLWCHVATQAGAKNGEKPWHYLLVPESDVQENFTVSGLEATHTRAPDTDLLSRYIFEAPSSSAGAETEAVG from the coding sequence TTGCTCTTCCAGTTTTCTGAATATCAATCAAAGTTCTTTGCGCACCACCTGACATCCGAAGGCATTCAGGAAGAAGACGCTCTGACGCAGTCCCTCTCAGCAGCCAAGGTGGACCTCAACCCTCACCAAGTGGATGCTGCGACATTTGCCCTACGCTCTCCATTGTCGAAGGGCGTTCTTCTGGCTGATGAAGTCGGCTTGGGAAAGACAATCGAAGCTGCACTGGTCATTAGCCAGCGCTGGTGGGAACGTGAGAGAAACATTCTCCTCATCGTCCCTGCTTCTCTGCGCAAGCAGTGGGCGACCGAGCTGCGTGAAAAATTCTCGCTGCCATCGTTCATTCTTGATGCCAAACGCGTCAAAGACCTTGAGAAAGAAGGCACTCCGAACCCTGTAGGGCGCGGAGAAGGCATCATCATCGTCTCCTACGAGTACGCCGCACGAATTGCAGACATTCTGCGACGTACGCCCTGGAGCCTCGTGGTTTTCGACGAAGCTCATAAGCTGCGTAACGTCTACAAGGCCGCCGAAAACTCTCGGGCTTCGGTTCTGCGCAAGGCGCTCGCGGGGCGTCAGAAGCTCCTTCTGACTGCGACCCCTCTGCAGAACAACCTGATGGAGCTGTACGGCCTCATCAGCATCATCGACGAAACCTACTTCGGCTCGGAGCAAGCCTTCCGCAGCGAGTTTGGCGGACGAGAAGGTCTTACCTCTCAGGCCCTGCTCGCGAAACGCCTTGAGCCTATCTGCAAGAGAACCCTGCGCCGCCAAGTCCAACGCGCTGGCCTGATCAACTACACTAACCGTCTCCCCAAGACGTTCGACTTCACGCCTGGTCGACTGGAAACCGACCTCTACGAAAAGGTTTCCGAGTATCTCCAAGACCCCAGCACCATCGCCTTGGGGCAGAACGGGCGTCATCTGGTGACGCTCATGCTGCGCAAGATCCTTGGATCTTCCTCCTTCGCCGTAATGCAGACCCTCGACAAGATGATCCGCAGGCTTGAGGCGAAGCGCGTCGTCGGGGCGGACACGCTCGATGACCTTGATGGCTTCAGCGACGAAGCCGAAGACTGGCGCGAAGCGGATTCCGGTTCGGAAGCCGACGCGATCGAGGACGACACCGAAGATGCAGAGCGCGTCGATCCCGCTCAGCTCGAAGCGGAAATCAAGCGGCTCACCCAGTACCGCGATCTGGCCGCATCCATCTCGGACAACGCAAAAGGCAAGGCGCTTCTGGACTGCCTGCCGAACGTGCTCGACGAGATCGTCTCCAAGGGCGGCCAGCGCAAGGCCGTGATCTTCACGGAATCCGTGCGGACCCAGACCTATCTGCGCGATCTGCTCGAACAAAGCGGTTTCGAGGGACAGACCGTCGTCCTCAATGGCTCCAACTCGGACGCAGACAGCAAGGCCCTCTACAAGGCCTGGCTGGACAAGCACGGCGGCACCAATGTGGTTTCGGGCTCCAAGACCGCCGACATGAAGGCCGCCATCGTCGATGCCTTCCGCAACGACCGCACCATCCTGATCGCGACCGAGTCCGGGGCCGAGGGCATCAACCTTCAGTTCTGCTCCCTGCTGATCAACTACGACCTGCCCTGGAACCCGCAGCGGGTCGAACAGCGCATTGGCCGGTGCCATCGCTACGGCCAGAAGATCGACGTGACCGTCATCAACTTCCTGAACCGGAAGAACCACGCAGAAGCGCGCATCCACCAGCTTCTGGAACAGAAGTTCAAGCTCTTCGAGGGCGTGTTCGGCTCGTCCGACGAGGTTCTGGGCGTCATTGAGTCCGGCGTCGACATCGAGCGGCGCATCCTCGACATCGTCCAGTCCTGCCGTACCACGGACCAGATCGACGCCGCTTTCGACCGTCTACAGGAAGAGTTCAGCGTCGAGATCGACGAGGCGAAGAAGAACGCCCGCGACCAGCTGCTGGCCGAGATGGACGACAAGGTGATCGAGCGGCTTCTCGGCCGGAAAGACGCCGTGCATTCCGCCATCGGCGACTTCAAGCGCGCGCTGCTTGGTGTCGCGCGGGCCGAGCTGCCGAAGGCCCGCTTCCACGACGACCATGCGCAGCGCTTCGATTACGGGGGCGAAACCTGGTCCAGCGAATGGCCCGAGGCCGACGAGCGCGGCTGGCGCTTCTTCCGCCTTGGCGACGAGGGGCTGGCCGATCAGCTGGTCCAGAAGGCCAAGTCGCGCGATCTGGCCCCTGCAATGCTGCACCTCGATTATAGCGCCTATCAGGGCAACATGGGCGACGTGGCCCTGCTTAGGGGGCAGTCGGGCTGGATGCGCGTGGCGCGGGTCCGGCTGAAAACCCCGGCCAAGGTCTATGACGAGCTGGTCTTCGCAGCCTTCAGCGACAGCGGCACGGCCATCGACCCGGAAACCGCTTCCCGGATGCTCTATGTCCCGGCGACGACCGAGGGCCTTGGCGCGGACACCCTGCCGGAAGGCGACCTGAAGGTCGCCCGCACGGTGCTCAGTGTTGTGATCCCCCAGCTCAGCAAGGAAGTGTCCTCGATCCGCGTTCTCAACGATCCAAGGGTGATCGAACGCATCGCGGAAGCAGCCATTGTAGCACAGAAACCCGAAGAAGGTTTCCTTCCCAGTATCACGAAGGAAAAGGCCGTCGCGGTCGCTCAGGAGCTGTGCAAGAACTTCGTAGAGCGGACCCTCGCGATCCCTGCTCTCACGATCACTCCGCAGCAGCAGGTTTCCTTCGGCTTCAAGCGCTTCGATCTGGACATGAAGAGCTGGAACTTCCAGCCGTTGTCCAATGAGCTCATGATCCAGGCTCTGCGTACAGAGAAGACATCGCGGATTTCCAGCGAGGATAAGGGTGACACCGCAAACCGGCTGGAGGATTACATCGTCGCGCGGCTTATCGACTACCCTGAGATCGACTATGACGCCCATGCTGCCATTTTGTATGATCTGGCTGGGCAGGCAGTCATCCAAACCCGCAACCGCTTCGCGGACGACGATGAGCAAACTCGCAGTGTCGTCCGGGGTCATGCGAAGGCGATGGCCGAAAGCATTTTCTCGCAGATGAAGCAGAATATGTGGCGTGAGCACACGAACTACCGTGTCTCGCTGACATCTGCATTCGGCGAGCTGCGCCCGCAGACCTTCGATACCGCCGGTACGAGATTCATCCGGGACTTTAAAACACCGCCAGATCAGAAGCAGGAGATCCGGAAGTATATCTTCACTGGATTCGTGAAGGGCTGCTATCAGTATGCGAAGTTCGACTCCGATCCAGAACGCAAGCTGGCGATCATCCTTGAAAAAGACAGTTCGGTCCGCCTTTGGATGAAACCTGGTCCCAACCAGTTCAAAATTTTCGATAATCACGGTGCGCCGTATCAGCCCGATTTCGTTGTAGAAACCGATACGGGCAAGCTGATCATCGAGGTGAAGCGCCAATCGGAAATGACCGCCGCCGAGGTTCTGCGTAAGGCAGATGCGGCAAGCCTGTGGTGCCATGTTGCGACGCAAGCCGGTGCAAAGAACGGCGAGAAACCTTGGCATTACCTCCTTGTGCCGGAATCCGACGTGCAAGAGAACTTCACGGTTTCTGGCCTAGAAGCGACGCACACGCGTGCCCCGGACACCGATCTGCTCAGTCGATATATCTTTGAGGCCCCCTCTTCCTCAGCCGGGGCGGAAACGGAAGCGGTCGGCTGA